The Ziziphus jujuba cultivar Dongzao chromosome 7, ASM3175591v1 genome includes a region encoding these proteins:
- the LOC107424655 gene encoding lipid phosphate phosphatase epsilon 2, chloroplastic: MFAPTSCYFRPSLKFFSDHSCSNRFKSLKSLCSSRFRTSKLVFSSEFVPKKGLLGTNRFLGSKNMVEFELIKTSGFGNSNGEEGVRVLEQEELIDGSSEFRSGLRSVGLESTLNRLSKWLVSALFAAVILGRHDTEALWAAMGSIVNAMLSVALKRILNQERPVATLRSDPGMPSSHAQSIFYTVMFVVLSIVEWLGINEISLTISGFALVFGSYFSWLRVSQQLHTINQVVVGAVLGSLFSIFWYWSWNSIVEEAFLSSLWVQIFVVSVAAAFCIGFMYYVFKNWFHDE; the protein is encoded by the exons ATGTTCGCACCGACCAGCTGTTATTTTCGACCTTCTCTTAAATTCTTTTCCGACCATTCTTGTAGTAATAGGTTTAAATCTTTGAAATCCTTGTGTTCTTCAAGATTTCGCACCTCGAAATTGGTATTCTCTAGTGAATTCGTGCCCAAGAAAGGTCTTTTAGGGACAAACAGGTTTTTGGGTTCCAAGAACATGGTTGAATTTGAATTGATTAAAACTTCTGGTTTTGGGAACTCAAATGGTGAAGAGGGCGTTAGggtgcttgaacaagaagaattgATTGATGGGTCCTCTGAGTTTCGCTCTGGGTTGAGGAGTGTTGGGCTGGAATCGACTCTTAATCGACTG AGTAAGTGGCTTGTATCAGCTCTTTTTGCTGCTGTGATCCTTGGGAGGCATGATACTGAAGCCTTGTGGGCTGCTATGGGATCTATTGTAAATGCCATGCTCTCAGTTGCACTCAAACGGATTCTAAACCAAGAGCGACCTGTTGCTACATTGAGATCTGACCCTGGGATGCCTTCTTCACATGCACAGTCCATCTTCTACACTGTCATGTTTGTTGTTTTGTCAA TTGTTGAATGGCTAGGGATAAATGAAATTTCGCTGACCATCAGTGGATTTGCATTGGTATTTGGATCATATTTT TCATGGCTACGAGTTTCACAACAACTTCATACCATCAACCAAGTGGTTGTGGGTGCTGTTTTGGGttcattattttccattttctggtATTGGTCGTGGAATTCTATTGTAGAGGAAGCATTTCTCTCCTCTTTGTGGGTACAAATATTTGTTGTTTCGGTTGCTGCGGCATTTTGCATAGGATTTATGTACTATGTGTTTAAAAATTGGTTTCATGATGAATGA
- the LOC107424664 gene encoding GTPase ERA-like, chloroplastic: MELVLHISANLPREKFFAHYSYSKFFTAPDYHRKFPYLTRNPLQQAKFHFQARNTRNRTRKFVLLGKKQWLRGNEQEQGVEEEDEDEEEEEEEASSYSDNGSSFLSLSVKPDRNMSLLDDYEMEELVYESDLNHRSGYVAVLGKPNVGKSTLANQMIGQKLSIVTDKPQTTRHRILGICSGAEYQMILYDTPGVIQKKMHKLDSMMMRNVRNAAINADCVVVLVDACKMPEKIDEVLEEGVGDVTEKPPILLVMNKKDLIKPGEIAKKLEWYEKFTNVDEVIPVSAKYGHGVEDVKDWILSKLPIGPAYYPKDIVSEHPERFFVGEIIREKIFMQYRNEVPYACQVNVVSYKARPNAKDFIQVEIVVEKNSQKIILIGKEGRALKLLATASRLDIEDFLQKKVYLEVEVKVRENWRQDEGLLKNYGYGGQIKAL, encoded by the exons ATGGAGCTAGTCTTGCATATCTCTGCAAATCTTCCAAGAGAAAAGTTCTTCGCCCATTATTCCTACTCTAAATTTTTCACAGCCCCAGACTACCATAGAAAATTTCCTTATTTAACAAGAAATCCTCTGCAGCAAGCCAAATTTCATTTCCAAGCCAGAAATACCCGGAATAGAACCCGGAAGTTTGTTTTGCTAGGCAAAAAACAGTGGCTTCGGGGTAACGAACAAGAACAGGGCGTAGAAGAAgaggatgaagatgaagaagaagaagaagaagaggcaaGCTCTTATTCTGATAACGGGTCGTCTTTCTTGTCTCTGAGTGTGAAGCCCGACAGGAACATGTCCTTGCTCGACGACTACGAGATGGAGGAGCTAGTGTATGAATCCGACCTGAACCATCGAAGTG GATATGTGGCTGTACTTGGCAAGCCAAATGTTGGGAAGAGTACACTTGCAAACCAAATGATAGGTCAAAAGTTATCAATAGTTACTGATAAACCTCAAACGACAAGACATCGAATTCTTGGTATATGTTCTGGTGCAGAGTAtcag ATGATACTTTATGACACACCAGGTGTTATTCAGAAGAAAATGCACAAGTTGGACTCAATGATGATGAGGAATGTTAGGAATGCTGCCATTAATGCAGATTGTGTCGTTGTTCTTGTTGATGCATGTAAAATGCCTGAGAAA ATTGATGAAGTTTTGGAGGAAGGTGTGGGTGACGTAACAGAAAAACCACCCATTTTGCTTGTTATGAATAAAAAAGATCTGATTAAACCTGGTGAAATTGCAAAGAAATTGGAG TGGTATGAGAAATTCACAAACGTTGATGAGGTGATACCTGTGAGTGCCAAATATGGTCATGGAGTGGAAGATGTAAAGGATTGGATTTTATCAAAGCTTCCCATTGGGCCAGCTTATTATCCTAAG GACATTGTCAGTGAGCACCCTGAAAGATTCTTTGTTGGTGAAATTATAAGAGAAAAGATCTTTATGCAATACCGTAATGAAGTTCCTTATGCATGTCAG GTGAATGTTGTGAGCTACAAAGCTAGGCCAAATGCAAAAGACTTTATACAAGTGGAAATTGTTGTTGAAAAAAACTCACAGAAGATAATCCTCATTGGAAAA GAGGGAAGGGCTCTAAAACTACTTGCTACAGCATCACGGCTTGACATTGAAGATTTCTTGCAGAAGAAGGTTTATCTTGAG GTAGAAGTAAAAGTGAGAGAGAATTGGCGGCAAGATGAAGGACTTTTGAAGAACTATGGTTATGGGGGACAAATTAAAGCACTATAA
- the LOC107424660 gene encoding probable methyltransferase TCM_000336, protein MIQKTSMDVEKVFHMNGGTGHTSYAKNSSYQKKASDLVKHITIETVQQLYLTTTPKSIGIADLGCSSGPNTLSVIKDIIQAVQRTSLKMLQQARTPEFRVYLNDLPTNDFNSIFKSLPDFSKEFNKDRNGGGCTSSIFIGGYPGSFYGRLFPNSCLHFVYSSYSLHWLSRIPPGLYNEQGKSINRGTVHITKTSPLEVSIAYSKQFKEDFFLFLNSRSEELVAGGKMVLILLGREGPDHIDRGNSFLWELLSRSFAILVSKGKVEGEKVDSYEVHFYAPSKEEIEEVVKREGSFEVDRLEMLKIDKDEDEDYKLESHGTKVARAVRSVQESLICHHFGEGILDSLFEIYGRMIDEEMNKEEIRPITLVLVLRKL, encoded by the exons ATGATACAAAAAACCAGTATGGATGTAGAGAAAGTTTTCCACATGAATGGAGGCACTGGCCACACCAGCTATGCCAAAAACTCCTCATATCag aAGAAAGCTTCTGATTTGGTGAAGCATATAACCATAGAAACGGTACAACAACTCTATCTCACAACCACTCCAAAAAGCATTGGTATAGCTGATTTGGGTTGCTCTTCAGGACCAAATACCTTGTCTGTAATCAAAGATATAATTCAAGCTGTCCAAAGGACAAGTCTAAAAATGCTGCAGCAAGCAAGAACACCAGAATTCCGTGTATACTTAAACGATCTTCCTACAAATGACTTTAACTCAATCTTTAAGTCCTTACCAGACTTTTCAAAGGAATTTAACAAGGACAGAAACGGTGGTGGGTGTACAAGCTCTATCTTTATAGGAGGCTATCCTGGTTCCTTTTACGGTAGACTCTTTCCCAACAGCTGCTTGCACTTTGTCTATTCCTCCTACAGTTTGCACTGGCTCTCCAGG ATTCCTCCAGGACTATACAACGAGCAGGGCAAGTCCATAAACAGAGGCACTGTTCACATTACCAAAACCAGCCCATTGGAGGTGTCTATAGCATACTCGAAGCAGTTCAAggaggatttttttttgttccttaatTCAAGGTCTGAAGAGCTTGTTGCAGGTGGAAAAATGGTTTTGATCTTGTTGGGAAGAGAAGGTCCAGATCATATTGACAGAGGCAACTCTTTCTTGTGGGAACTTCTATCCCGCTCTTTTGCCATATTGGTATCCAAG gGAAAAGTTGAGGGAGAGAAAGTGGATTCGTATGAGGTTCATTTTTATGCACCATCGAAGGAAGAAATAGAAGAGGTAGTGAAAAGAGAAGgttcatttgaagtggatcGGCTAGAGATGTTGAAAATTGATAAGGATGAGGATGAGGACTACAAGTTAGAGAGCCATGGAACAAAAGTTGCAAGAGCTGTTAGGAGTGTACAAGAATCCTTGATCTGCCACCATTTTGGAGAAGGAATTTTAGATAGTTTATTTGAGATTTATGGAAGAATGATCGATGAAGAAATGAATAAGGAAGAAATTAGGCCAATCactcttgttcttgttcttagaaaattatga
- the LOC107424669 gene encoding uncharacterized protein LOC107424669: protein MDTFDFDNVKAEKASAMRKYNRLRSLAKVFRFAELFVALLVLSWTFTRLPFAVKISGEYFRKLLTVIVSPLFVFILCNGIIVSLIAKSGKFSGQNQSANSVEAELYEEITRNSSSSSERTMSESESETQSSATENIVYDDKQIISEVNTTTATQNEVETDTDSNPDSDHPKSYRRTQSEKFNRECSVKNHGELRRSETEKFVNITKSGEDCPPEKLYPQDKLSDDEFNRTVEAFIAKQLRFRRQESLSIVLPNQS from the coding sequence ATGGATACATTCGATTTCGACAACGTGAAAGCTGAGAAGGCCAGCGCTATGCGTAAATATAATCGCCTTCGAAGTCTCGCAAAGGTGTTTCGTTTCGCGGAACTCTTTGTTGCCCTGCTAGTCCTCTCATGGACCTTCACTCGTCTCCCTTTCGCCGTCAAGATCTCCGGCGAGTACTTCCGGAAGCTCCTGACCGTCATCGTTAGCCCTCTCTTCGTTTTCATCCTCTGTAATGGAATCATCGTCTCTCTCATTGCCAAATCTGGGAAATTCTCTGGCCAAAACCAGAGCGCTAACAGCGTCGAAGCCGAACTCTACGAGGAAATTACCAGaaacagcagcagcagcagcgaACGTACAATGTCAGAATCTGAAAGCGAGACTCAATCGAGTGCGACAGAGAATATTGTGTACGACGACAAGCAGATAATCTCCGAGGTGAACACGACGACGGCCACTCAAAATGAAGTTGAAACTGATACGGACTCCAATCCAGATTCCGATCATCCGAAATCTTACAGGAGGACTCAGTCTGAGAAGTTCAATCGAGAGTGCTCTGTGAAGAATCATGGAGAGCTCCGGCGATCCGAGACGGAGAAATTCGTGAATATTACAAAATCCGGTGAGGATTGTCCGCCGGAAAAGCTTTACCCGCAGGACAAGTTGAGTGACGATGAGTTCAATCGCACCGTGGAGGCCTTCATAGCAAAGCAGTTGAGGTTTCGTCGTCAGGAGTCCCTTTCGATCGTGCTTCCAAATCAGAGCTGA
- the LOC107424650 gene encoding mannan endo-1,4-beta-mannosidase 7: MKHLFVALLLTILVQQQCFQIYVEAGDGFIRTNGVHFLLNGYPYYANGFNAYWLMYIASDPSQRYKVSAAFREASSHGLSVARTWAFSDGGYRPLQYSPGSYNEQMFKGLDFVIAEARKHGIKLILSLANNYESFGGKKQYVNWARSQGQYLTSDDDFFRNPVVKGFYKNHINTVLNRYNSFTGIHYKNDPTIMAWELMNEPRCQSDPLGGTIQAWITEMASHVKSIDRNHLLEAGLEGFYGQSTPQRKSLNPAGFNIGTDFIANNRIPGIDFATAHSYPDQWLSSSNDQAQLSFLNNWLNSHIQDAQYILRKPLLITEFGKSWKDPGYSTYQRDLLFNTVYYKIYLSAKRGGAAAGGLFWQLLTEGMDAFGDGYEIVLSQSPSTANVIAQQSHKLYQIRRIFARMRNIQKWKRARAARRDQWRGGNRGKRIGN; this comes from the exons ATGAAGCATTTATTTGTGGCTCTGCTTTTGACCATTTTGGTTCAGCAACAGTGTTTTCAGATTTATGTAGAAGCAGGTGATGGTTTTATCAGAACCAACGGAGTACATTTTCTGCTCAATGGTTACCCTTACTATGCAAACGGCTTCAATGCCTACTGGTTGATGTATATAGCTTCTGACCCATCTCAGAGGTACAAAGTCTCAGCTGCTTTTCGTGAAGCCTCTAGTCATGGCCTCTCTGTGGCCAGAACTTGGGCTTTCAGTGATGGAGGTTACAGGCCTCTTCAATACTCCCCTGGATCCTATAACGAGCAAATGTTTAAG GGGTTGGATTTCGTCATAGCTGAGGCTAGAAAGCACGGAATCAAGCTTATCTTGAGCTTGGCCAACAACTATGAAAGCTTTGGAGGGAAGAAGCAATATGTGAATTGGGCTAGAAGTCAAGGTCAGTATCTGACATCTGATGACGATTTCTTCAGAAATCCTGTTGTTAAAGGTTTCTACAAGAACCATATAAAT ACTGTTCTTAACAGGTACAACAGTTTTACTGGAATCCATTACAAAAATGACCCAACAATTATGGCTTGGGAGCTTATGAATGAGCCTAGATGCCAATCTGATCCTCTAGGAGGAACTATTCAG GCTTGGATAACAGAAATGGCTTCCCATGTGAAGTCAATAGACAGAAATCACTTACTGGAAGCTGGTTTGGAAGGATTTTATGGTCAATCAACACCTCAGAGGAAATCACTCAATCCTGCAGGTTTCAATATAGGGACAGATTTCATTGCAAATAATCGGATTCCCGGCATTGATTTCGCAACGGCTCACTCTTATCCTGATCAATG GTTGTCTAGCTCCAATGATCAAGCTCAACTATCGTTCTTGAACAATTGGCTCAACAGCCATATCCAAGATGCACAATACATTCTTCGAAAGCCATTGCTAATCACAGAATTTGGGAAATCATGGAAAGATCCAGGTTACAGCACATACCAGAGAGACCTACTCTTTAACACTGTGTACTACAAGATATATTTATCAGCTAAAAGAGGAGGAGCTGCTGCTGGTGGACTATTCTGGCAACTTTTAACTGAAGGAATGGACGCCTTCGGTGATGGGTACGAAATAGTTCTTAGCCAGAGCCCGTCAACTGCAAATGTAATTGCTCAACAGTCACACAAGCTCTATCAGATTAGGAGGATTTTTGCCAGGATGAGAAATATACAGAAATGGAAGAGGGCAAGGGCCGCTAGAAGGGATCAGTGGCGGGGTGGAAATAGAGGCAAACGCATAGGAAACTGA